Below is a genomic region from Thunnus albacares chromosome 4, fThuAlb1.1, whole genome shotgun sequence.
ttctcaaacatgaggatttgctgctcttctcagttttatatcattataatcTGAATCTCTTTGGATTTGGTCTCAACATTACTGATGTATGTCACTcataagacatttgatgacatcatctatgacacagggtaaatgtgatttttgaatagttggcagattaatcgataatgaaaatatttggtagctgcagccctaatctGATTACATTATTTTCTCTATCAGTGGTAAGAAATGGTTACTATGTTAATCATTTTAACTGTCAAAATGAATGGCACTGCTAAAATGAAGATGCTGTTTTGTATAAAACTACAATTGTTTTTCTACTCAACTGTTGTTAGGGCACAAACTCCTACCTCTCGATCTGCCttctcttcctttcctcctccttcatcaTCCTCAGGTGGAGCCTCTCCTTCCCCTCCGCTCCCTTCTTCCAGCGCAGCCTCTTTCATCTCCACACTCACCTGTTCGCTCTCACCCTCGGTCAGAAACCAGAGGTCGTCTGTGGTGTCTGACACAATTGCTGTATCCTCCTCCTGTGCAGGAGACAGCTAACACATCAGTCAGACCACCACTGTTACTCTCCAATTTATGCCATTTGTCAACAAGAAATTATGTCTGTCAGGTTTTTATAAGCTTGAAAATTTTTTGACCTGGTTTTTGTTTGAGCTGAAAAATATAATGCTTTAGATGAACTTATTAACAACACATGAGGTTTCTTACTTGGTTTGTGTGGATGTCAGTGGAACCGTTGCTCCTGCGGCTGTAGTTACTACGGAGATTACCCAGAAACCACCAGGGCAGGCCAGAGAGGTCCCACTCATCGAGAGTGACATCCAGCTTGGGTCGTTTGCAGGCTGACCGTGGCAGACCTTCAAGGGAGTCTGGGTAGGTTTTGAACAGTTAGATTCAGCATTTTGAACAGATGTGGTCCTGGGAAAACTGCTGAGCACATTAACTGTTTGCTTACCATCGTCTGGCTCTCGAGGTCGTCTCTGGGAAGGGGTCTGCAGGAGAGGCCCATTACTGCCAGCCTCCAGCCCTGCTTTGACCACACCTCCACATATCTACAAAGGGAGGAAATGTGAAGAAAGAATAAATTAGAATACAGAGCCGTGACTGGGTACTTGGAGGACTCGCAGCTCCTCTTCAAAGTGGCCTCTGGGTATTGGGTGGTGGTTCAGGGAATAAGGGGCTGGGCAATTAGGGTATGGGCCAGTGGGgaaggaggtaaaaaaaaaagtatcagaTAGCTGTCGCACTGAAACTGTGTGCGGGTATAAAATAGAAAGTGCAGGTAGGAAAGCCAGTGTACTCGTTAACATGAAGATTTACAAGAGTGAGTTCAAAGAATTTAGTAAAGCTATATGTAGTATGTGCAAActaatttaaataattacttATTCTAAGATAGATTCAAAGTTTAAATAtgcagaggaaaacagaaaacatcaataaatgGTTTTATATATAGCTTTTGGAAAAGTGTCTAGGACCTTTTCATATGAGAAGGGAAAAAGGAGCAGAAGGAAGCAGAAAGTGAGCAGGAAGGACATCTAACATCCTAAGAACTACGAATGTATCCCAGCtaagaaaggaaaaatatatGTTTGAAAAACATATTCCAAGTATGATCAGATCTGAAATTTGATAGCACCCTGGTGTGAATTTAGCACATGCAGCAATTggaaaatacagtaatttattGGATTCATTAAGTGACAAAAATCTGACTGCAGTTCACACAAGTGGGCATACAGTCAGTGCAACAAAGTGGATTTTGGAGGGAATCGGAAAGAAGGGTGAAGGAAAATGGGGATGGGTGAAGAGGTTCAGGGTTATCGTTAGGCCTGCGGCTGATCAGGAGCTGCGATCCTCCAGTTcggagcagagaagagaactctgacacagacagagacagtgacTCTGCCCCCCCATCCACTGGGTGGAGCTGGTGGATCACAAAAGAGTGCTGAAACTCCCACCAGACCAGACCAAGGATGGGGTTGTACAGAGACGGTGCCACTCTGTACAGATGCACACCAACGAAGACAGCAGACCATACTCTTCCCCCGCCTCAGTACACACAAGCTGAAAGGAGCACATTTCATCTTAATCCTTCAAGAAAAAGTCTTCAGAGGTGATGTCACACCGAGGACTACTGATCTCAGTCCAGCACTGTGGTCAGTGCATGTTATGAtttacaaaaaatgttattagTATCTGAGCAGCTTTGCACTTTTGCCCTCTGGTCCTGTCCCTTTGCATTTGCAATTGTTGTGTGTAGAGAGGGGGGAAAGGTTGGGGGTCTCTGTTTCTTCTGAGCACCATGCTTCGGTTTTACCTGCCCACGATCCTCCACTCCGCCCTCAACACATTCACGGCCCATAGAAAGATTCTCTGCAGCGTCTGCATTTCAGATAAAACACAGTAACAGAAAAAGGACACCCCCACCCTTTAATAAAAGCATTACACACTCTCTCACTAAGGCCTTCTTCTGTGGATTAATAGATCAAGCTGGAAAATGGTGTTCTTCTGGTGCCTGCATCCCCAAGAGATGTACAAATGTCACAAGCACTCACCATGTGCGCAACAAAAAAGCTGATTTTAGAGAATCAATGGGATCAAGGGATCCAAGGAATCTTCACTTCAAAACATACCATGATAAAGATGCAAATGAAAAATTGAATGCATCAAACTCAAAAATgggaagaggaaaaagacacaATTGAATTTCAAGTCATCACAAACTTACAATGTACTAACTatacaaaatatattcatatattgcTTGTTCGTTGATGATGTTCCCCAACATTATTTCACAGAAAGGACGTATAATGGAATTTGGTTACTAAATGAACTTGTCACTTACCAGCACAACCAAGAACAACCAAGTACTTTTGGAGCATTTCATACACCGGTCTGCAAAATGAGAAGATAAGAGATTAAAGTGGACTTCCTTATTTTAGATCTATACAAGTTGAGATATATTCCAGCACTACTGAGTATTGAACAGAAGCTCCATTTTAGGTGTTGGTGTGTACCTCGGGTCTTTGACAGAGAAGCTCTCTACTTCCAGCAGCTCTCCCAAAGGGTCATCCTGGCAGTGGACTATGTGCTGCCTCTGTTTGTCATACAGTTGCTTCCCCATGATGTACTGACCCAAGTAGTGCATCACCTACACAAAACATTGGAAATTTGATGTAACCAGGCACCTGCAGGCCAGTTTTACTTATAGGGACCCAGTTAACACTGACTACTGAACCCTGAAATAGCCACTTCTTAGGTAATATCTTGTTATGAGCCAACAAAACAGGCTGCATACTGACAAATACCCTCTACATTTCACTTGAAAGCTCACCTCTTTGAGTGTGAAGACTTCTTCCTGGGCTCCAGCAACACGCAGGATCTGCAAGAGTGGGGCTTTGGGTTGCACCTGAAAtcgcaaaacaaaacataaaaaaacactgtttagcATCAAATATGAATTATATGTGGGGATAACTGTAGATGCAATCATAGTTTCTGTTTAAATGTACCTGATTTCCTTCTCCAGGTAGTGTCCTGCATGATGAGCTTGATGCAGGAGGCTGGGCTGataaagagctcatagtaaaCGAACAAATTCTGAAATccaaatttaaaacatgtaaGATACACCAGCCTTCAAATTCACAATATCATTACGTAACGCTAATGTTTGCACGTAACACCAACGCCCACGAGGCCAACGCAAACCAAACAATGTCAGCTTGTTATTAGCCTGAATTATCTGAAACACGTAATGGCAAAACCAACGATACCAAAATCCATTACAAACGTCAAATGTCGCAGTTCAAGACTGCGCTAGAAGCTACCAGATAGCTGCCTGGATTGTGTAACAGTTAGTTACGCCAGTCCACCATTAACTTTTACTTATTGTTTTCAAAAAGCAAGGCCAGTGCTCT
It encodes:
- the mdm4 gene encoding protein Mdm4 isoform X2, with the protein product MSSLSAQPPASSSSCRTLPGEGNQVQPKAPLLQILRVAGAQEEVFTLKEVMHYLGQYIMGKQLYDKQRQHIVHCQDDPLGELLEVESFSVKDPRPVYEMLQKYLVVLGCADAAENLSMGRECVEGGVEDRGQICGGVVKAGLEAGSNGPLLQTPSQRRPREPDDDSLEGLPRSACKRPKLDVTLDEWDLSGLPWWFLGNLRSNYSRRSNGSTDIHTNQEEDTAIVSDTTDDLWFLTEGESEQVSVEMKEAALEEGSGGEGEAPPEDDEGGGKEEKADREMQEEPDEDSQCLSDDTDTEISTQDAWQCTECRKYNTPLQRYCVRCWALRKNWYKDVPRLAHSLSVPDIPACSSLTTHDEEDDSDTGIDVPDCSRTVSDPVILPSHATADRLLPAMVMGKGKGPRHSGMHKDDQLSGGESQENLGMEVEVRPEALLEPCKLCRVRPRNGNIIHGRTAHLLTCFPCARRLHKFQAPCPGCGKIIQKVIKIFIL
- the mdm4 gene encoding protein Mdm4 isoform X1, with amino-acid sequence MSSLSAQPPASSSSCRTLPGEGNQVQPKAPLLQILRVAGAQEEVFTLKEVMHYLGQYIMGKQLYDKQRQHIVHCQDDPLGELLEVESFSVKDPRPVYEMLQKYLVVLGCADAAENLSMGRECVEGGVEDRGQICGGVVKAGLEAGSNGPLLQTPSQRRPREPDDDSLEGLPRSACKRPKLDVTLDEWDLSGLPWWFLGNLRSNYSRRSNGSTDIHTNQLSPAQEEDTAIVSDTTDDLWFLTEGESEQVSVEMKEAALEEGSGGEGEAPPEDDEGGGKEEKADREMQEEPDEDSQCLSDDTDTEISTQDAWQCTECRKYNTPLQRYCVRCWALRKNWYKDVPRLAHSLSVPDIPACSSLTTHDEEDDSDTGIDVPDCSRTVSDPVILPSHATADRLLPAMVMGKGKGPRHSGMHKDDQLSGGESQENLGMEVEVRPEALLEPCKLCRVRPRNGNIIHGRTAHLLTCFPCARRLHKFQAPCPGCGKIIQKVIKIFIL